The window GCCCGCAGCCGCGGCCAATTCCTGATGGTGGCTACGGACGATGGGACTTATAAAACCACGGATACCGATGAGCGCCCAAGAGGCATCAATATTTCCACATTTCGGGATCGTGGCGAATTTGCTGAGGAACAGGGCTGGAATACGGGAATCTTGACTCCGCTGCCGGTCGACCGGTTTCCCCCCAATCCGTTAGGGTTATATTCGATGACCGATAATGGCTGGGAGTGGGTCAAGGATTGGTATGACCCGAACTACTATCAAACGTCCCCGGTCAAGGACCCGCAGGGGCCGAAAGAACCTGTTTTCAAAGCTGAATCAACCAATAATAAATATGCCAAGGTAATGCGGGGTATTGATTATCCTAATGCCCGCTGGGGCGGTGGTCTGAATGTTCAGCGAAAATATGCTAATCAGGAGGCGGATTTTTATAGTGTGGTTAATAATCGGGATTTAATATCGCTTTCCGACAAAACTGTTCGTTGTGTTGTAAACAGTTCCGATCCCATTAAGTAGCAATGTCGGTCAAGGCGCGTGAATGCCCAGAGTCATCATGAATAACCTAAAACTCCTGGCGGGTTGTTGTATTGGTCCGGCGTTGCTGGGCTGTGAGCCAAAGGCCGAGACCCAGCACGGCGCGGCTGAAGCCGTTTTCTCGGCGCATTGCGTGGTGAATGGTGATGCGCCTGTGAAATATGCCGCCAGCATGTGGCGTCGAAAAACGATGTTATGTCTTGATGGTCAGTGAGCATGTCATTGGTTGTTACTTTGGGTTTTTCAAGGAGGAACGTGTGAGCGGAAATAAGTTAATAAATATCATAAAATATGTGTTCGCGGCGGTTGGGCTTTTGCTTCTGATAGGAGCTGTTTTCATCTATGGCCGTACACAAGAAGCGATGAGCGTTGCTGTTCTGGTTATTTTGGGGGTAGTGTTTCTGGCCATTGGTGGCGGAATCATCCTGGCGGGACGATGGAAGGCCGCGCGCATAGCTTATTTGCAGCAGAATGGTGTGCTGGTCTCTGCGGATTTTCAATCCGTAGAGATAAACCAGAGCGTGTCCGTCAATGGTCGAAACCCTTATGTGATTGTCTGCCAGTGGCTCAACAAGGAAACCTCCGAGCTTCATTTGTTTGAAAGCGACAATATATGGTTCGATCCTTCGGACTATATCGAGCGCGACACCATCGAGGTGTTGGTCGATCGTGGTAATCCCAGCAAGTACCACGTCGATATCTCGTTTCTTCCGCGATTGGCGAACTGACCCTCTGAAGAGGGATGGCAAGGGGGGGGTATGCGCGGTGTTATTCGCATAGGCGACAAACTTTCATCCGGCGGCGAAGTCCTGGCCGCTGCCAGCGGTATGAAATTCATGGGGCGCGATGTGGCTTGCAAGGGCGACAGGGTACGCTGCGCGCTGCATGGGGTGAACGAGATCGCCGAGGGCGATGAAGCTTCCAGGCGAAATGGCCGGCCCATTGCCCTGCATGGGCATCGTTGTCTCTGCGGCTGCACTTTGATTTCTTCGTTGCCCAACGCGGGGAGAGGGTGACGTGCCGATTGACCTGCGGGCATTGCCCGAGCCGCTGTCTATACCGCCAGAGCCCAATGGCTTGCGCTGGTGGCTGATCATTCTGCTTTGTGCCGCTGTGGGCGGTTTGTTGGTGACGTTGTTCTGGCCATTGGACAGCCGTGGTGCGTCCCTCTGGTTCTGGTGTTGTGCAGTGGTCTTTCCCTTGATCGCGGGCCTGATGCTCTACGCCCTCCGCCGACAACTGTTCGAGGGGCAACTGGACTACGTGGAAGGCTGGAACGAGGCCCGTGACGAACAGCGGCAGGCATTGATCGAGCGTGGCCAGCGTCGTCTGGTGTTGCTGGCGGGCGCCTGTTGTACGGCGGCTGGGAATAACAAGCTGGCACAGGCGTTGCGCGCGGGAAGTATCCCCTTGCAGCCGGTCTATCAGGAAGCACAGGCCTGCACGTTACGGCTGAGCCAATTGCAGCCCGCCGCGGCGAGCCTCTCCGTGGATGAGTACATCCAGCGGTTATCGGGATACCTGCGGCAGGTCGTCCAAGGGATCGAAGAGGAATGGCGCACCTGTGCTCAGGGCGTCTCCACCCGTCTGCGTATTCGACATAGCGGCGTGCTTTCAGATGAGCAGGTATTAATGCTGTGGAATGCGGCCGGAGGTGATCGGCATACCGTCGGACCAGTCGTTTTTGCGGAGCAGGACGACGGCCTGCTTTGGCTGGATGACTGGCTGGACATGTCCGAGCCCGTTGACCTGCTGTTGTCGCTGGAGATCAACGCCTACCTCGAACCGATGGATGGCTATGCGGAGTCGGTGTCAGCCGTCCTGCTGGGGCGGCCTGAGTGGTGCACCAAGTGCAAGGTCACGCCCGAGGTCGTTGTTCATCGTCCGGTGCGTATCGGCGAACCCAAGGCGTCGTTCGAGGACGCCCTGCGTTGGGGCGGCCTGCTCGATGCTGAGGATGGTTACTTCTTATGGTTGAGCCAGTTGCCGGAGTCCTTGGCAGGGGAAATGGCCATTGTCATGTCGGGGGCTGGCCATCCTCCGGATCAGGGCAAGACACTGGATCTCGACGGAGTGCTGGGTCTGGCTGGCTGTGCCGTCGGCAACCTGACTTTGATCGTGGCAAGTGAGCAGGCCAGGACAGAGCGTGAGGCTCAGCTGGTTCTGCTCGGAGATACCTCATCGCAATGGTGTGTCGTCAGGTCTGCCTGAACGGATGTGTATAGGGATGTAACGTGAAACAGAAGCGAAGCAGTATCTGGATAGTGGTGCTCTGCGCGCTGGTTGTCGGCCTGATTTTCATTTGGGTGGATAACCCATTGCTCGGGACGAGGGGTGAAGCGGAGAAGTTGAAGTGGTCGATAGCACTGTTGTCAGGGTGTATCGGTCTGTTGTTCTTCGCAGGTCTGGGGCGTTGGGGATATCGACGGGTAGGAGCGCTGGATGTTTTCTCCCGTAGTGGTGCTGCTGAGAAGAAGCTGCGTTCAAAGCCCGCAGGGTCTTCAGCCGATTGGATGGTTGCAATTATAACCCACCTACGTCGCAACCTTGGCACCTTCGGCTTCTTCTGGCGCCACAAGGTTCGTCTCCTTCTCGTCGTTGGCGAGCCCGATCAGATCAAGGCCATAGCCCCCACCCTGGCCGAGCAAAAGTGGCTGGAAGGCGAGGGCACTGTCCTGCTCTGGGGCGGCAGCTTGCAGGGTGCTGTGGATGAAACCTTGCTCCAGCAATGGCGCAAGCTCTGCCCGCGCCGGCCGCTGGACGGCATCGTCTGGGCGCTGAGCCGGGAGCAGAGCGCCGAGCCCGTGCATATTGGCAACGCCATTTCTCATCTGCAGAACATCACCCAACTGATGCGCTGGCAGGCTCCGGTGCATCTCTGGGAAGTCCGCGAAAGTTCATGGGGACAGGACAAGCGTCCGGTCGAGCCGGTGGGCTGCCGGCTGTCCCCACGGCTCACCTCGGCGCAGCTGGAAAGCAGCCTGAGCCGCCTCGAGCCGCCCCTGCGCGAAGCCGGCCTGGCGCAGATGCAGGATGACCCTCGTCACGACTTCCTCCTGCGCCTGTCCCGCGACCTGCGGGCCGAAGGTATTACCCGCTGGACGCACGCCTGGGCCCAGCTGCAACGCGGGCGCGGCGTGGCGGTGAGCGGGCTGTGGTTCAGCCTGCCGCTGCGCGAGACCGGCGTTGGCATGAAGAACCGCTGGCAGGTCGACCCCGCCTGGCGCGGCGTGCTCGATGGCAAGACCCTGGGCGGCCGGCCACGCGGCTGGACCCTGCCGCGCGCCGGCAGCGCCGTGCTGCTCGCCCTGGCCGCGCTCTGGGGCCTGGGTATGCTGCTGTCCTTCGCCAGCAACCGCGCGCAGGTGGCCGAGATGCAAGTCGCCCTGGCGACCCTCGACCAGCCCCGCGAAGGCGATGCGCAACTGATCGCCCTCAACCAACTGGTCCACGAACTCGACCGCCTGGACTACCGCGCCAGTCACGGCGTGCCCTGGTACCAGCGTTTCGGCCTGAGCCAGAACGACGGCCTGCTCGAGGCGCTCTGGCCGCGCTACGTGAGCGCCAATAACCGACTCATGCGCGACCCGGCGGCGGCCAACCTCAAGGCCGAGCTGGCCGACCTGCTCCGCCTGCCACCTGCCAGCCCCGAGCGCGCTGCCGGCGCCAAGCTGGCCTACGACCAGCTCAAGGCCTATCTGATGATGGCCCGCCCGGAGCGGACCGACGCCGCCTTCCTGACCAGGACCCTCACCGCCGCCGAGCCGGGCCGCGCCGACATCACCACGGGCGCCTGGCAGGGCATCGCCCCCAACCTCTGGCGCTTCTATGCCGAGCACCTGGCGGCGCACCCCGACTGGCGCATCCCGGCCGATCCGGTCCTGGTCGCCCAGTCCCGCCAACTGCTGCTCGGCCAGTTGGGCCAGCGCAACGGCGAAAGCGCCCTCTACCAGAAGGTCCTCGACGAGGCGGCCAACCACTATCCGCCGCTGGGCCTGCAACAGATGGTCGGTGATACCGACGCCCTCGCGCTGTTCTCCACCGAGGCAGAAGTCCCCGGCGTCTTCACCCGCCAGGCCTGGGAAGGGCAGATTCGCCAGGCCATCGACCAGGTCGCCGAAGCACGCCGCGAAGAGATCGACTGGGTGCTCAGCGATGACCGCAGGACCCTGGCCGCCGAGCTGACGCCCGAGGTCCTGCGCGAACACCTCACCTCGCGCTACTTCCAGGACTACGGCAGCGCCTGGCTCGAGGTCCTCAACAGCCTGCGCTGGCACCAAGCCGACAGCCTCGCCGACGTCATCGACCAGTTCACCCTGATGGCCGACGTGCGCCAGTCCCCGCTGATCGCTCTGATGAACACCCTGGCCTACCAGGGCCAGGCCGGCCAGCGTAGCCAGGCGCTGAGCGATTCTCTGATGAAGTCCGCGCAGAAGCTCATTGGCCAGGACAACGCCCCTGCCATCGAGCAGAACACCGAGCGGCCGCGCAGCCCGCTGGACGACAGCTTCGGTCCGCTGCTCGCCCTGCTCGGCAAGAGCGTCGAGCCCAGGGGCAACGACGACAGCCTCAGCCTGCAAGCCTTCCTCACCCGCGTCACCCGTGTGCGCCTCAAGCTTCAGCAGGTGAGCAACGCCCCCGACCCGCAGGCCATGACCCAAGCCCTGGCACAGACCGTATTCCAGGGCAAAAGTGTCGACCTTACCGATACCCAGTCCTACGGCAGCCTGATGGCCGCCAGCCTGGGGGCGGAGTGGGGCGGCTTCGGTCACAGCTTGTTCGTCCAGCCCCTGGAGCAGGCCTGGCGGCGCGTGCTGCAACCCTCCGCGGCCGGCCTCAACAGCCAGTGGCAGCGGGCGATCGTGCACCCCTGGGACAGCGCCTTCGCCGGTCGCTATCCCTTCGCCGCTACCGCCAGCGACGCCTCGCTGCCGATGCTCGGGCAGATGATCCGCACCGACTCCGGGCGCATCGCCCAGTTTCTTGCCCAGCAACTGGGCGGCGTGCTGCGCAAGGAAGGCAACCACTGGGTGGCCGACACCGCCCACAGCCAGGGCTTGCGCTTCAACCCCGAGTTCCTGCGGGCGGTCAACCAGCTCAACGATCTTGCCGACGTGCTCTATACCGACGGCGGCATGGGCATTGGTTTCGAGCTGCAGGCCAAGCCGGTGCGCAACGTGGTGCAGACCACCTTCATCCTCGATGGCACCCGGCTGGAGTACTTCAACCAGTTGGAAAGCTGGCAACGCTTCGACTGGCCCGGCGCCAGCGACCACCCCGGTGCCAGCCTGAGCTGGACCAGCGTCAAGGCCGGTGAGCGATTGTTCGGCGATTACCCCGGCACCTGGGGGCTGATCCGTCTGCTGGAGCAGGCCCAGGTCACCGCGCTGGACGACAGCCAGACCCGCTACCGCCTGGTCCTCACGGCCCCTGACAAGCTGGAGCTGACCTGGAACCTGCGCACCGAACTGGGCGCCGGCCCGCTGGCGCTGCTGCAACTGCGCGGCTTCAAACTGCCGGCGCAGATTTTCCTCGATGAGGGCGCGGCGCCGATGCCGGTCGCCGATACGGGAGCTTTCCAATGAGCCTGTCGGCCTTGATCAGCAGTTGCCTGGGTGAGCGCGATGCGCTGGCCATGGCCCGCCAACAGGCGTCGGACTGGGAGTCCTGGCTGGAGCCCGTGGACAAGCGCTCGGCGGTTGGCGAGGACCCGGGTTACGACGATGACTTCCAGCGTATGCGCGAGGAGGTCAACAAGCTCTCCGGCGCCGATGCGGAGCGGGTGGCGGAGCTGGCGGAAAAGCTCCTCAAGGGGCGTTGCAAGGACTTGCGCGTTGCGACCTATTACCTCTGGGCGCGCTTGCAGAAGGACGGCGAGGCGGGACTGGCCGATGGTCTTAGCCTGCTGGCCGCCCTGGTGGAGCGCTTTGCCGCCGAGGTGCTGCCGACCCGTGGCAACAGCCGGCGGATGGCAGTGGAGTGGCTCGCCAGCGGCAAGGTGCTGGACAGCCTGTCGCTGTATCCGGAGGTGGTGAAGGCCGAGGCCGAACGTACGGTCGCCGCACTGGCCTGGCTGGAGCATGGCTTGAAGGCCTGGCCGGAGGATCAGCGGCCGGCGCTGGGGCCCCTGTATGCCGCGTTGTCCAGCCGCCTGGCGCAGTCCGGCGGGGTGGATGCGCTGGTGCCACAGAATAGCGCCACCCACGAGGCGAACGTGCAGAGCAACGCGCCGGTGGTCGCCGCCATCAAGTCCGGCCGTGACCTGCTGGACGGCGGCCGGGCGCTCGCCGGATACCTGCGCGACCAGCCGCTGGGCTGGCTGGCGGCGCATCGGTTGATGAAGAGCCTGCGCTGGGACACGGTGCACCAGGCGCCGCCCGAGGAGGCCAGCGGCAACACCCGGCTGGCGCCGCCGCGCAGCGACTACCGGGCGCAGCTCAAGCGGCTGTACCTGCAACAGAGCTGGAGCGAGCTGCTCGATCAGGTGGAGCGTATCTATGCCGAAGGGGTGAACCACTTCTGGCTCGACCTGCAGTGGTACCTCTGCCAGGCGCTGGGCAAGCAACCGGCGCCCCAGGATGGCTGGGCCGATATCGTCAAGCGCGACCTGGGCATGTTCCTCGATCGCCTGCCGGGCCTGGAGACCCTGCGCTGGAATGACGGCACCCCCTTCGCCGACCAGACCACCCGCGACTGGATCGCCCAGCATGTGAGCGGCAACCGTCCGCTGCAATGGCTGCCGGCGCCCGCCAACCCGGTGCCGGTGGATGCCGACATCCTCGCCCTGGAAGGCGAGGCCTTGGCCCAGGCCGACAGCGACGGCGCGGAAGCGGCCCTGGCCTGGCTCGGCAGCCGGCCGGGCGTGCAGACCGGCCGCCAGCGCTGGCTGGTGCGGCTGTTGATGGCGCGGGTGGCCGAGCAGTGCGGCAAGGCCGACCTGGCCATCCACCTGCTCGACGAACTGGAATCCACCGCACAACGTCAGGCGTTGGCCGAGTGGGAGCCCGATCTGACCTTCGAGGTTCAGGCTCGTCTGCTTAAGCTGCTGCGCCTCAAATCCCAGCGCAATGATGCGGACCGGCAGGCGCTGGGCCGGCGCATGGATGCCTTGCTGGCCGCCCTGGTCGGCATCGACCCGGTACGGGCCGCCGTGCTCTGCGGCTGAGCTTCACTATTTCAGGATGCGTGTTGTGGACATGGACAATCTGACACTGCGTTACTTCGACGCGGAGATGCGCTATCTGCGCGAAGCCGGGCAGGAATTCGCCGAAGCCTTCCCGGACCGCGCGGCGCTGCTCAACCTCGACAAGCCGGGCGCCCGCGACCCCTTCGTGGAGCGCCTTTTCGAGGGCTTCGCCTTCCTCATGGGGCGGCTGCGCGAGAAGCTCGACGACGATCTGCCGGAGCTGACCGAGGGACTGGTCAGCCTGCTCTGGCCGCACTACCTGCGCACCATTCCCTCGCTGTCGATCATCGAACTGGCCCCCGATCTGCAACACATGAAGCGCAGCGAGCCGATCGAGAAGGGCCTCGAAGTCCTGTCGCAACCGATCGGGCCGCAACGCACCCGCTGCCGCTACACCACCACCCGGGACCTGACCCTGCAGCCCCTGGCGCTGGACTCGCTGCGCCTGGCCTACGAGCCCGACGGACGCGCCGTGCTGCGCCTGCGCTTCGCCTGCGGCCCGATGACGGACTGGGCGCAGGTGGACCTGAGCGACCTGCCGCTGTACCTCAATGCCGATGCGCCGCTGGCCAGCGCGCTGCACCTGGCCCTGACCCGTCATGCCCAGGCGCTCCACGTGCGCTTCCCGGGCGCACCCGAACGCCTGCCGCTGGAGGGGCATTTCGCTCCCGGCGGCTTCGGTGAGAAGGATCGTCTCTGGCCCAAGGGCGACAGCGCCTTCAGCGGCTATCAGCTGTTGCTGGAGTACTTCAGCTTCCGCGAGAAGTTCATGTTCGTCACCCTGCATGGACTGGAGCAGGTGCGCGTTCCGGCGGGGGCGCCCTGGTTCGAGCTCGACGTGGTGCTGGCCGAGGCCTGGCCGCGTGATTTCGAGCCAAGGGCCGAGCATCTGCGCCTGCATGCCGTGCCGGTGATCAACCTGTTCGCGCTGGAGGCCGACCCGCTGCAACTGGACCCGTTGCAGAGCGAATACCTGCTGCGCCCCATGCGCCTGCAGGACGGCCATACGGAAATCTATTCGGTGGACCGGGTCACTGCTTCCCGGAATGCGGAGCGCGAGGACTATGTGCCCTTCACCAGCTTCCGCCACAAGGGCGGGATGCTGCGCGACGAGGCGCCGGAGCGCTACTTCCATACGCGCCTGCGGCGGGCCGCGAACGGGCTGCACGATACCTGGCTGATCCTCGGCGGCGAAGGTTTCGACGCCGATCGCCTGCGGCTGGACGAGAGTCTCTCGCTGCGGCTGACCGGCACCAACGGCCAGTTGCCGCGCAAGGCGTTGCAGAGCACCCTGCTCGACACCCTGGTGCAGTCCACCCAGGCCGGTCTGCGGGTGCGCAACCTGTGCGCGCCGACGCTGCCCTGTTACCCGCCCAACCGCGACCGCTTCCATTGGCGAGTGCTCAGCCACCTGGGCTCGAACTTCCTGCCGATGCTGGACAACGCCGATGTTCTTCGCGGCACCCTGGCGCTCTACGACTGGACCGGCAGCGAGCTGAATCGCCGACGGCTGGAGGGCATCGTCGAAGTCCGTCATCACCTGATCCAGCGCTTCGAGAAAGGCTTCCTGCTGCGCGGGGTGGATATCGAAGTCACCCTGGATGCCAATGGTTTTTCCGGCGAGGGCGACATCAGCCTGTTCGGCGAAATGCTCAGCCGTTTCTTCGCCCTGTATGCCGACATTCACCTGTTCAACCGGCTTACGCTGATCCTTCAACCCACCGGTAAGTGTTTGCGATGGAACGAGAACCACAGCCAGCGTATTCCCGGCTGAACGCCAGCGGATTGCTGCAAGCCCTGGATGGGCGCGTGGCGCAGGCCAACCTGTTTCGCTTCTGCCAGTTGCTGGAGCGGGCACTGCCGGGGCAGCCGCCGCTGGGCAGCACCTCGCGCCCAGGGGATGATCCGGTACGCTTCCGTCCCGACCCCGGCATGGGGTTTCCCGCGAGCGAACTGAAAGCCATCGAGGCGGGCGAGGGCCCCGCCACGGTGCGTACGCGCCTGCTCGGCCTGTATGGCGTGGATGCGCCGCTGCCGACCGCCTACCTGGACGACATCGCCCAGCGCCGCGAAGGGCACGAGGCGCTGGAAGCCTTCCTCGATATTTTCAATCATCGGGTGTTCACCCAGTTCTACCGGATCTGGCGCAAGTATTCGTACCCGGCCACCTTCGAGGCCGGTGGCACCGATGCCACCTCCCAGTGCCTGCTCGGGCTCATCGGCCTGGGCATTCCCGGCACTGCCGGCCACGTCGCCACGCCCATTTCGCGCTTCCTGGCCCTGCTTAGCGTGATGCGCCTGCCGACCCGCAATGCCGAAGGCGTGGTGGCGTTGGTCAAGCTGCTGGCGCCCAACACCCGGGCAAGGGTGACGCCGCACTGGCCGCAGCGGGTCGAGCTGGCGCAGCCAGCGAGCCTGTCGTCGAGCCGGCCGGTCAGCTTGTCCCAGGGCACGCCGCTGGGCAGCGTGGGGCACGACGCCAACAACCAGCTGCACCTGGCGCTGTTCACCGAGGACCGCGACGAAGCCCAGGGCTGGCTGCCCGGCGCGCCGTTGCACAACGATCTGCGGGTGCTGTTGCGCGTCTATCTCGGCTGGCGTTGCACGGCGCGGTTGCAGCTGTCACTGCCGCTGTCCTGCCTGCCGGAGC of the Pseudomonas sp. PSE14 genome contains:
- a CDS encoding ImcF-related family protein, translating into MVAIITHLRRNLGTFGFFWRHKVRLLLVVGEPDQIKAIAPTLAEQKWLEGEGTVLLWGGSLQGAVDETLLQQWRKLCPRRPLDGIVWALSREQSAEPVHIGNAISHLQNITQLMRWQAPVHLWEVRESSWGQDKRPVEPVGCRLSPRLTSAQLESSLSRLEPPLREAGLAQMQDDPRHDFLLRLSRDLRAEGITRWTHAWAQLQRGRGVAVSGLWFSLPLRETGVGMKNRWQVDPAWRGVLDGKTLGGRPRGWTLPRAGSAVLLALAALWGLGMLLSFASNRAQVAEMQVALATLDQPREGDAQLIALNQLVHELDRLDYRASHGVPWYQRFGLSQNDGLLEALWPRYVSANNRLMRDPAAANLKAELADLLRLPPASPERAAGAKLAYDQLKAYLMMARPERTDAAFLTRTLTAAEPGRADITTGAWQGIAPNLWRFYAEHLAAHPDWRIPADPVLVAQSRQLLLGQLGQRNGESALYQKVLDEAANHYPPLGLQQMVGDTDALALFSTEAEVPGVFTRQAWEGQIRQAIDQVAEARREEIDWVLSDDRRTLAAELTPEVLREHLTSRYFQDYGSAWLEVLNSLRWHQADSLADVIDQFTLMADVRQSPLIALMNTLAYQGQAGQRSQALSDSLMKSAQKLIGQDNAPAIEQNTERPRSPLDDSFGPLLALLGKSVEPRGNDDSLSLQAFLTRVTRVRLKLQQVSNAPDPQAMTQALAQTVFQGKSVDLTDTQSYGSLMAASLGAEWGGFGHSLFVQPLEQAWRRVLQPSAAGLNSQWQRAIVHPWDSAFAGRYPFAATASDASLPMLGQMIRTDSGRIAQFLAQQLGGVLRKEGNHWVADTAHSQGLRFNPEFLRAVNQLNDLADVLYTDGGMGIGFELQAKPVRNVVQTTFILDGTRLEYFNQLESWQRFDWPGASDHPGASLSWTSVKAGERLFGDYPGTWGLIRLLEQAQVTALDDSQTRYRLVLTAPDKLELTWNLRTELGAGPLALLQLRGFKLPAQIFLDEGAAPMPVADTGAFQ
- the tssG gene encoding type VI secretion system baseplate subunit TssG, producing the protein MEREPQPAYSRLNASGLLQALDGRVAQANLFRFCQLLERALPGQPPLGSTSRPGDDPVRFRPDPGMGFPASELKAIEAGEGPATVRTRLLGLYGVDAPLPTAYLDDIAQRREGHEALEAFLDIFNHRVFTQFYRIWRKYSYPATFEAGGTDATSQCLLGLIGLGIPGTAGHVATPISRFLALLSVMRLPTRNAEGVVALVKLLAPNTRARVTPHWPQRVELAQPASLSSSRPVSLSQGTPLGSVGHDANNQLHLALFTEDRDEAQGWLPGAPLHNDLRVLLRVYLGWRCTARLQLSLPLSCLPEPRLGRAPVLLGMTGVLGLDGSTRVCGQEFVTINLGRYQGLVLNPEDRETEHVAYRF
- the tssA gene encoding type VI secretion system protein TssA; translation: MSLSALISSCLGERDALAMARQQASDWESWLEPVDKRSAVGEDPGYDDDFQRMREEVNKLSGADAERVAELAEKLLKGRCKDLRVATYYLWARLQKDGEAGLADGLSLLAALVERFAAEVLPTRGNSRRMAVEWLASGKVLDSLSLYPEVVKAEAERTVAALAWLEHGLKAWPEDQRPALGPLYAALSSRLAQSGGVDALVPQNSATHEANVQSNAPVVAAIKSGRDLLDGGRALAGYLRDQPLGWLAAHRLMKSLRWDTVHQAPPEEASGNTRLAPPRSDYRAQLKRLYLQQSWSELLDQVERIYAEGVNHFWLDLQWYLCQALGKQPAPQDGWADIVKRDLGMFLDRLPGLETLRWNDGTPFADQTTRDWIAQHVSGNRPLQWLPAPANPVPVDADILALEGEALAQADSDGAEAALAWLGSRPGVQTGRQRWLVRLLMARVAEQCGKADLAIHLLDELESTAQRQALAEWEPDLTFEVQARLLKLLRLKSQRNDADRQALGRRMDALLAALVGIDPVRAAVLCG
- a CDS encoding PAAR domain-containing protein — translated: MGRDVACKGDRVRCALHGVNEIAEGDEASRRNGRPIALHGHRCLCGCTLISSLPNAGRG
- the tssF gene encoding type VI secretion system baseplate subunit TssF translates to MDMDNLTLRYFDAEMRYLREAGQEFAEAFPDRAALLNLDKPGARDPFVERLFEGFAFLMGRLREKLDDDLPELTEGLVSLLWPHYLRTIPSLSIIELAPDLQHMKRSEPIEKGLEVLSQPIGPQRTRCRYTTTRDLTLQPLALDSLRLAYEPDGRAVLRLRFACGPMTDWAQVDLSDLPLYLNADAPLASALHLALTRHAQALHVRFPGAPERLPLEGHFAPGGFGEKDRLWPKGDSAFSGYQLLLEYFSFREKFMFVTLHGLEQVRVPAGAPWFELDVVLAEAWPRDFEPRAEHLRLHAVPVINLFALEADPLQLDPLQSEYLLRPMRLQDGHTEIYSVDRVTASRNAEREDYVPFTSFRHKGGMLRDEAPERYFHTRLRRAANGLHDTWLILGGEGFDADRLRLDESLSLRLTGTNGQLPRKALQSTLLDTLVQSTQAGLRVRNLCAPTLPCYPPNRDRFHWRVLSHLGSNFLPMLDNADVLRGTLALYDWTGSELNRRRLEGIVEVRHHLIQRFEKGFLLRGVDIEVTLDANGFSGEGDISLFGEMLSRFFALYADIHLFNRLTLILQPTGKCLRWNENHSQRIPG
- a CDS encoding SUMF1/EgtB/PvdO family nonheme iron enzyme, which codes for MNNFNLTLACCICMALLGCEQKAETQHGAAEAISPVNLDDFIRTTKANLVFVKGGEFLMGDFGVEYGPEKLPYDSNPDSSPLHRVELTSYSIDRFKITNQAYQLYLKLNGLSMRNDDDKLTQISSFPMNPAHMDWHEAERYCQWLAKVTDLPFALPTEAQWEYAARSRGQFLMVATDDGTYKTTDTDERPRGINISTFRDRGEFAEEQGWNTGILTPLPVDRFPPNPLGLYSMTDNGWEWVKDWYDPNYYQTSPVKDPQGPKEPVFKAESTNNKYAKVMRGIDYPNARWGGGLNVQRKYANQEADFYSVVNNRDLISLSDKTVRCVVNSSDPIK